In one Hymenobacter sp. DG25B genomic region, the following are encoded:
- a CDS encoding tetratricopeptide repeat protein: MRAPLLFLLVLLGSWRSLMWVHDRNEAVRVGTQAFARQDFVRAAQEFRRAIAAEKDSRSTEAILLNLAHASARAGQLPAARAYYSRLLSSPASQVRSVAHQQLGVLSAQRGDYAQAVRLLRLALVANPSNTAARYDYELVSRYLKRQPDPTIPPADKEKPEASKPKPPADQKADDKQPSQQPKPKPGQDRRGEVDDTNQPDNPKQPPQSRPNTQGQPNAQQPGNPAGAGADGSVKPGTGPEKQMAQGQQPGDTRGLSSADAPGKTGVGASGENASDDATQMKTQRARLQQMQLNPAQARQILDALRATEQQYIQQLPRKTAPKPASDKPAW, translated from the coding sequence ATGAGAGCACCTCTGCTTTTTCTGCTGGTGCTCCTGGGCAGCTGGCGCAGCCTAATGTGGGTGCACGACCGTAACGAAGCCGTGCGGGTGGGCACGCAGGCCTTTGCCCGCCAAGATTTTGTACGGGCCGCGCAGGAGTTCCGGCGGGCAATTGCGGCGGAAAAAGATTCTCGCTCCACAGAAGCTATTCTTCTGAATCTGGCCCATGCCAGCGCCCGGGCGGGGCAATTGCCGGCCGCCCGCGCCTACTACAGCCGGCTGCTATCCAGCCCGGCTTCTCAGGTGCGCAGCGTGGCGCATCAGCAGTTGGGCGTGCTGAGTGCCCAAAGAGGCGACTATGCTCAGGCCGTGCGCCTGCTGCGGCTGGCGCTGGTAGCCAACCCAAGCAATACCGCGGCCCGCTACGACTATGAGCTAGTGAGCCGGTACCTGAAACGCCAGCCGGACCCCACTATTCCCCCCGCGGATAAGGAGAAGCCGGAGGCTTCGAAACCTAAGCCCCCCGCCGACCAGAAGGCCGACGACAAACAGCCCAGCCAGCAACCCAAGCCAAAGCCCGGACAGGACCGGCGCGGTGAAGTGGATGATACCAATCAGCCAGATAACCCAAAGCAGCCGCCTCAGTCTCGTCCCAACACGCAAGGCCAGCCCAATGCGCAGCAGCCCGGCAACCCGGCTGGGGCCGGGGCAGATGGCAGCGTGAAGCCCGGCACGGGCCCTGAAAAGCAAATGGCGCAGGGACAGCAGCCCGGCGATACCCGCGGGCTAAGCTCCGCTGACGCACCTGGCAAAACGGGTGTCGGGGCCAGCGGCGAAAACGCCTCCGATGACGCCACTCAGATGAAAACCCAGCGGGCGCGGCTACAGCAAATGCAGCTAAATCCGGCGCAGGCCCGGCAGATTCTGGACGCGCTGCGCGCCACCGAGCAGCAATACATTCAGCAGCTGCCCCGCAAAACAGCGCCTAAACCAGCCTCTGATAAGCCGGCCTGGTAG
- a CDS encoding PAS domain-containing protein, whose product MPWGVFALDVAGAFTLINSKAEEVWGIPAADFLGRQLWQNPPAEFPAELLQGLQQAITQGGSMEGQFQLPHRKLWLQVSTAPYAGGLLVYAHDVTAFKQQEIQYRTLTNNTPDVITRWDQNLRLVFANKALVEKSGQSLLSLLGKTNLEMGHPSTIAGPWMASLRRTFASQEPQEHYNSVPTATDTKHYFSRLVPEFVDGKVDTVLAIAREITELKQAETEIQQNQQFLQAILDSSRNMIQVLQAVRDAQGHIIDFRWRVLNSLSLQSFGPVIGERLLEHHPAVLPTGLFERFVTVTETGVPAQFDIEYRHEQFNGWYNLSLVKLEDGVGITTTDITERKQTELQLRESQELLQSAFDVSTMAFAVLQPLYEGSALTDYQYVVVNKATRDRQPDKNLVGMRYTELYPSVRETGIFDHFTRVMKTGEPLDMEQYYPGEGAPGWYRITARRIGDLLVTSAEDITARKQAEASKLAQQKHLVNAVLEAQETERRRIAEDLHNGLGQLLYATKLHLNQLEQPLTAARFTELKHKTVHLLSSAISQTRTLSHQLTPTALKELGLEAVLRDICHDYSTRQLRMNCRVAALPAALHLTLQLAIYRMAQELANNIVKHADATEAWMHVRLQHNTVILEVTDNGRGFTPEQTKAKGIGLRTLQDRVVLLNGTLHIDSTPEHGTSICIEVPLAGPLYPLAATTTL is encoded by the coding sequence ATGCCCTGGGGAGTGTTTGCTTTGGATGTGGCGGGTGCGTTTACGCTCATCAATTCCAAGGCAGAAGAAGTATGGGGGATTCCGGCGGCTGACTTTCTGGGGCGGCAGCTCTGGCAAAACCCACCTGCCGAATTTCCCGCCGAGCTGCTGCAGGGCCTGCAGCAGGCCATTACGCAGGGCGGCAGCATGGAAGGCCAGTTTCAGCTTCCGCACCGCAAGCTCTGGCTCCAGGTTTCCACGGCTCCGTATGCCGGGGGCCTGCTTGTATATGCCCACGATGTAACGGCCTTCAAGCAGCAGGAAATTCAGTACCGCACCCTCACCAATAATACCCCGGACGTAATTACGCGCTGGGACCAGAATCTGCGCCTGGTATTCGCCAATAAAGCCCTGGTAGAAAAGTCCGGACAATCTCTGCTCTCCCTGCTGGGAAAAACCAACCTGGAAATGGGGCACCCCAGCACCATTGCCGGGCCGTGGATGGCCAGCCTACGCCGCACGTTTGCCAGCCAAGAGCCCCAGGAACATTACAACAGCGTGCCTACCGCTACCGATACCAAGCATTATTTCTCCCGGCTGGTACCCGAGTTTGTAGACGGAAAAGTAGACACGGTACTGGCCATTGCCCGCGAGATTACGGAGCTAAAGCAGGCCGAAACCGAAATTCAGCAAAACCAACAGTTTCTGCAGGCCATTCTGGACAGCTCGCGCAACATGATTCAGGTGTTGCAGGCGGTGCGCGATGCGCAGGGCCACATTATTGATTTCCGCTGGCGGGTGCTAAACTCGCTTAGCCTGCAATCTTTTGGGCCGGTGATTGGGGAAAGGCTTCTGGAGCACCATCCGGCGGTGCTGCCTACCGGCCTGTTTGAGCGCTTTGTTACGGTTACGGAAACCGGTGTGCCCGCCCAGTTTGATATTGAATATCGGCATGAGCAGTTTAATGGCTGGTATAATCTGTCGCTGGTAAAGCTGGAGGACGGCGTGGGAATTACCACCACTGATATTACCGAGCGCAAACAAACCGAGCTGCAGCTGCGCGAAAGCCAGGAGCTGCTGCAAAGTGCCTTCGATGTTTCTACCATGGCGTTTGCGGTGCTGCAGCCCCTGTACGAAGGCTCCGCACTGACTGACTATCAATACGTGGTAGTAAACAAAGCCACCCGCGACCGGCAACCCGATAAAAACCTGGTGGGCATGCGCTACACCGAGCTGTACCCCAGCGTGAGAGAAACCGGAATTTTCGACCACTTTACACGGGTGATGAAAACCGGTGAGCCCCTGGACATGGAGCAGTATTATCCGGGCGAAGGAGCGCCGGGCTGGTATCGGATAACCGCCCGCCGGATTGGGGACCTGCTGGTAACCAGCGCCGAGGATATTACGGCCCGCAAGCAAGCCGAGGCCAGCAAGCTGGCCCAGCAGAAACACCTGGTAAATGCGGTGCTGGAGGCCCAGGAAACTGAGCGCCGCCGCATAGCCGAAGATCTGCATAATGGCCTGGGCCAGCTGCTGTATGCCACCAAGCTGCATCTCAATCAGCTGGAGCAGCCCCTTACGGCTGCCCGCTTCACCGAGCTCAAGCATAAGACCGTGCATTTGCTGTCTTCTGCTATTTCCCAAACCCGCACCCTCTCCCATCAGCTTACCCCCACGGCCCTGAAAGAGCTGGGACTGGAAGCCGTGCTGCGCGACATTTGCCACGACTACAGCACTCGCCAGCTCCGCATGAACTGCCGCGTAGCCGCGCTGCCTGCGGCGCTGCACCTCACCCTGCAGCTGGCCATTTACCGCATGGCGCAGGAGCTAGCCAACAACATTGTGAAACACGCCGATGCTACCGAGGCCTGGATGCACGTACGCCTGCAGCATAATACTGTTATTCTGGAAGTTACGGATAACGGACGCGGCTTTACACCGGAGCAAACCAAAGCCAAGGGCATTGGCCTGCGCACGCTGCAAGACCGGGTAGTACTGCTAAATGGCACCCTGCATATTGATTCCACCCCGGAGCATGGCACCAGTATTTGCATTGAGGTGCCGCTGGCCGGTCCTTTATATCCCCTTGCAGCTACCACTACCCTTTAA
- a CDS encoding response regulator has product MIRIFLVDDHTIVREGLRAVLSTEPSVEVVGEANNGEELLAQLPHIPTDVVLLDMNMPVLDGLETTTRLREEFPEIRILILSMISHERSIGQLLEAGAQGYVLKNADRGEIIVAIHTVAAGKQFLCSEVGLAMLRKVLTLETSSPEVEKKPGGLSFREREVLQLIAEGMTTNEIAEKLFTSRRTIETHRQNLIEKTKVKNTAALIRYAMEQGIIQHEKPE; this is encoded by the coding sequence ATGATCAGGATTTTTTTGGTTGATGACCACACCATTGTACGGGAAGGGCTACGCGCGGTCTTAAGCACGGAGCCATCGGTAGAGGTAGTAGGTGAAGCCAACAACGGGGAAGAGCTCTTAGCGCAGCTTCCCCATATCCCCACCGACGTGGTACTGCTGGATATGAACATGCCGGTGCTGGATGGCCTGGAAACCACTACCCGCCTGCGGGAGGAGTTTCCCGAGATTCGCATCTTAATTCTCTCCATGATCAGCCATGAGCGGAGCATTGGGCAGCTGCTGGAAGCCGGCGCCCAGGGCTACGTGCTGAAAAATGCTGATCGGGGAGAAATCATTGTGGCCATTCATACCGTGGCCGCCGGCAAGCAGTTTCTGTGCAGTGAGGTAGGCCTGGCCATGCTGCGCAAAGTGCTTACGCTGGAAACCAGCAGCCCGGAAGTAGAGAAAAAGCCCGGCGGCCTGTCTTTTCGGGAGCGGGAAGTGCTGCAACTGATAGCCGAAGGCATGACCACCAATGAAATTGCCGAAAAGCTCTTTACCAGCCGGCGCACCATAGAAACCCACCGGCAAAATCTGATTGAAAAAACGAAAGTCAAGAACACCGCGGCGCTCATTCGGTACGCCATGGAGCAGGGCATCATTCAGCACGAAAAGCCGGAATAG
- a CDS encoding KGG domain-containing protein yields MPNSKGNTRGSSSEQHAAAGRKGGMAGNGGNAQNNSKGSSNRGFAAMDPEEQRRIASEGGRASHESGRGHEWNSSEAREAGRKGGMASHGGGKGSSGR; encoded by the coding sequence ATGCCAAACTCAAAAGGAAATACGCGTGGCAGCAGCTCAGAGCAGCATGCCGCAGCCGGCCGCAAAGGTGGTATGGCCGGCAATGGTGGTAATGCCCAGAATAACAGCAAAGGCAGCAGCAACCGCGGCTTTGCCGCCATGGATCCTGAAGAACAGCGGCGCATAGCCAGTGAAGGAGGCCGCGCCTCGCACGAAAGTGGCCGGGGCCATGAATGGAACTCATCTGAAGCCCGCGAAGCCGGCCGCAAAGGCGGTATGGCCAGTCATGGCGGCGGCAAGGGCAGCAGTGGCCGCTAA
- a CDS encoding vWA domain-containing protein, translating to MNWAYPLGWPEVVAIGLVVVLYTGFVLRTRRLAAPFGQRGWRLAWKLPLRLAYFALLLIALLGPAYGTTKQAVRTAGKDVWLLVDLSRSMDASDVAPTRLQKARAELSRLVSRFQADRIGLIVFSNSAFVQCPLTYDQGALQLFLSTLQTNLVPGGSTDLAPALQLALRRFTANPRTQGTPPRALTLVLVSDGEDFGENLEPVLRELARTGVHLFTVGVGTVEGSRIPREGGGFVRDAKGRDAVTQLQPTVLRRLATQAEGQYFELSDQRNEFPQLVNALNRVEGKAEQVRTVSVADNRYRYPLLLALALMMLDVIVTVRVIRP from the coding sequence ATGAATTGGGCCTATCCTTTAGGATGGCCGGAGGTGGTGGCCATTGGGTTGGTGGTAGTGCTCTACACCGGATTTGTTTTGCGCACCCGTCGGCTGGCCGCACCCTTTGGGCAGCGGGGCTGGCGCCTGGCCTGGAAGCTGCCTTTGCGCCTGGCTTACTTTGCCTTGCTACTGATAGCGCTGCTGGGGCCTGCCTATGGTACTACCAAACAGGCAGTGCGCACCGCCGGCAAGGATGTCTGGCTGCTGGTGGATTTGTCGCGCTCCATGGATGCTTCGGATGTGGCCCCTACCCGCCTGCAAAAAGCCCGCGCCGAGCTTTCCCGCCTGGTCAGCCGCTTCCAGGCCGACCGTATCGGACTCATTGTATTTTCAAACAGCGCCTTTGTGCAGTGCCCCCTCACCTACGACCAGGGCGCTTTGCAGCTGTTTCTCTCAACTCTGCAAACCAACCTAGTACCCGGAGGCAGCACGGATCTGGCCCCGGCGCTACAGCTGGCTCTGCGGCGCTTTACCGCAAATCCGCGTACTCAGGGCACCCCACCCCGCGCGCTAACCCTGGTACTGGTGAGCGACGGCGAGGATTTTGGGGAGAACCTGGAGCCCGTGCTGAGGGAGCTTGCCCGCACCGGTGTGCATCTGTTTACCGTGGGCGTAGGCACGGTAGAAGGCAGCCGTATACCCAGGGAGGGCGGTGGCTTTGTGCGGGATGCCAAAGGCCGGGATGCCGTAACTCAGCTGCAGCCCACCGTGCTCCGCCGGCTGGCTACGCAAGCTGAAGGGCAATACTTTGAGCTGAGCGACCAGCGCAATGAGTTTCCGCAGCTGGTGAATGCGCTGAACCGCGTAGAAGGCAAGGCCGAACAGGTGCGCACGGTTTCAGTAGCCGATAACCGATACCGCTACCCTTTATTGCTGGCATTAGCCCTTATGATGCTGGATGTGATAGTAACGGTGAGAGTGATTCGGCCATGA